A single genomic interval of Lathyrus oleraceus cultivar Zhongwan6 chromosome 7, CAAS_Psat_ZW6_1.0, whole genome shotgun sequence harbors:
- the LOC127105337 gene encoding 3-ketoacyl-CoA synthase 4 has product MSTDQRDDLQIHQTRRLPDFLQTVNLKYVKLGYHYLITHLLTLCLIPLMSIIIVQASQMNPQDIHHLWLHLKYNLVCVITCSAILVFGSTVYIMTRPRSIYLVDYSCYKPPSNLTVKFTKFIQHSKLKGDFDESSLEFQRKILERSGLGEETYLPEAMHKVPPTPNMVSAREESEQVMYGALDNLFANTKIKPKEIGILVVNCSLFNPTPSLSAMIVNKYKLRGNIRSFNLGGMGCSAGVIAIDLAKDMLQVHRNTYAVVVSTENITQNWYFGNKKSMLIPNCLFRVGGAAVLLSNKGCDKRRAKYKLVHVVRTHKGADDKAFKCVYQEQDDVGKTGVSLSKDLMAIAGGALKTNITTLGPLVLPVSEQLLFFTTLVVKKLFNAKTKPYIPDFKLAFEHFCIHAGGRAVIDELEKNLQLLPNHVEASRMTLHRFGNTSSSSIWYELAYIEAKGRMRKGNRIWQIAFGSGFKCNSAVWQAMKHVKASPMSPWEDCIDRYPVEIVT; this is encoded by the coding sequence atGAGTACTGATCAACGAGACGACCTTCAGATCCATCAAACTCGTCGATTACCAGATTTTCTCCAAACCGTAAATCTCAAATATGTCAAACTGGGTTACCATTACCTAATCACACACCTATTAACTCTTTGCTTAATCCCTCTAATGTCCATTATCATTGTCCAAGCTTCACAAATGAACCCTCAAGACATTCACCATCTCTGGCTTCACCTCAAATACAATCTCGTTTGTGTCATTACTTGTTCCGCTATTCTCGTTTTCGGATCCACCGTTTACATCATGACCCGACCCAGATCCATTTACCTAGTCGATTACTCTTGTTACAAACCCCCTTCCAATCTCACCGTTAAATTCACTAAGTTCATCCAACACTCCAAACTCAAAGGCGATTTCGATGAATCTTCGTTAGAGTTTCAGCGCAAGATTCTAGAACGTTCTGGTCTCGGTGAAGAAACATATCTCCCTGAAGCTATGCATAAGGTTCCACCAACACCTAACATGGTTTCTGCCAGAGAAGAATCTGAACAGGTTATGTATGGCGCTCTTGATAATCTTTTTGCTAATACAAAGATTAAGCCTAAAGAAATTGGTATACTTGTTGTTAATTGTAGTTTGTTTAATCCAACGCCTTCGCTTTCTGCTATGATTGTTAACAAGTATAAACTAAGGGGGAATATAAGGAGTTTCAATTTAGGTGGTATGGGTTGTAGTGCTGGTGTTATAGCTATTGATCTTGCTAAAGACATGCTTCAGGTTCATAGAAACACTTATGCTGTTGTTGTTAGTACTGAGAATATTACTCAGAATTGGTATTTCGGTAATAAGAAATCTATGTTGATACCTAATTGTTTGTTTCGGGTCGGTGGTGCTGCGGTTCTGCTTTCGAACAAAGGCTGTGATAAAAGAAGAGCTAAGTATAAGCTTGTTCATGTTGTGAGAACTCATAAAGGTGCTGATGATAAAGCTTTTAAGTGTGTGTACCAAGAACAAGACGATGTTGGTAAAACCGGTGTTTCTTTGTCTAAAGATCTTATGGCTATTGCGGGTGGAGCTCTTAAGACTAATATAACAACTTTGGGTCCACTTGTTTTACCAGTTAGTGAACAGCTTTTGTTTTTTACTACCTTGGTTGTTAAGAAGCTTTTTAACGCGAAAACTAAGCCTTATATACCTGATTTTAAACTTGCTTTTGAGCATTTTTGTATACATGCTGGTGGAAGAGCTGTGATCGATGAGCTTGAGAAGAATTTACAGCTTTTGCCTAATCATGTCGAGGCGTCGAGAATGACTTTGCATAGATTTGGGAACACTTCATCAAGTTCAATTTGGTATGAGTTGGCTTATATAGAAGCGAAAGGGAGGATGAGAAAAGGTAACAGAATTTGGCAGATTGCATTTGGGAGTGGTTTTAAGTGTAACAGTGCAGTGTGGCAGGCTATGAAACATGTGAAAGCTTCACCTATGAGTCCATGGGAAGATTGCATTGATAGGTATCCAGTTGAGATTGTTACATAG